A single genomic interval of Shewanella halotolerans harbors:
- a CDS encoding RDD family protein: MPSTAHQSASPESAKKSKTKDVKTKAPKTKDPKTIVTPFAFHVAPELLYTPLASPLKRGLAMLIDGLLISVLAEQAGALFILLVGLTLVIERRSHQLGKALKWGLYLAMLLMTIWVTSDNIISYGDADKGKDGEKVAQTTGQQAESLNALKVMPQILALSLCEEASCADEKLTKLLGAMDSLKASDREKVALASQLIDELSLPSQEKQALMQRLNQAYPNAYAVNQEAMKQEALKQEALKQETVKQEVVEQEASESSPAPKAELDGTEAVLDKQVSKVAEPSQQALMDEPAALGIDLDKLDEEEDKPSPYSLLEWAKGILNDLGLGFGWAAFYFTIFTAWFDGQTLGKKLLNIRVVPLDASSISLWDAFGRYGGYGAGFATGLLGFLQIYWDANRQAIQDKISETVVIDLSKPRELPKEMPREEPAEAIV; this comes from the coding sequence ATGCCGAGCACAGCGCATCAATCTGCGAGCCCTGAGTCAGCTAAAAAATCTAAGACCAAAGATGTTAAAACGAAAGCTCCTAAGACCAAAGACCCTAAGACAATAGTCACCCCCTTCGCCTTTCATGTGGCGCCAGAGCTGCTCTATACCCCGCTGGCCTCGCCACTCAAGCGCGGCCTAGCGATGCTGATCGATGGTTTGCTGATTAGCGTGTTGGCCGAGCAGGCCGGCGCCCTGTTTATTCTCCTGGTCGGCTTAACCTTAGTCATTGAGCGTCGCAGCCATCAACTGGGCAAGGCGCTGAAGTGGGGCCTCTATCTTGCCATGCTCTTGATGACAATCTGGGTCACCAGCGACAATATCATCTCCTACGGCGATGCGGATAAAGGTAAAGACGGGGAGAAAGTGGCGCAGACCACAGGCCAACAGGCGGAGTCCTTGAATGCACTAAAGGTCATGCCGCAGATCTTAGCCCTTAGTCTGTGTGAGGAGGCAAGCTGCGCCGACGAGAAGTTAACCAAGCTGCTTGGTGCGATGGACAGCTTAAAGGCAAGCGACAGGGAGAAAGTGGCGCTGGCATCTCAGCTGATCGACGAGCTGTCTCTGCCGAGTCAGGAAAAACAAGCACTGATGCAGCGCCTAAACCAGGCCTATCCCAATGCTTACGCAGTAAATCAAGAAGCGATGAAGCAAGAAGCACTGAAGCAAGAAGCACTGAAGCAAGAGACAGTGAAGCAAGAGGTGGTGGAGCAAGAAGCTAGCGAGTCAAGCCCGGCGCCTAAGGCGGAGCTAGATGGGACTGAAGCAGTGCTGGACAAGCAAGTGAGCAAGGTCGCCGAGCCAAGCCAACAAGCCTTAATGGATGAGCCAGCAGCGCTAGGGATTGACCTGGACAAACTTGATGAGGAGGAAGATAAGCCTTCGCCCTACAGCCTGCTGGAATGGGCCAAAGGCATCTTAAACGATCTCGGGCTCGGCTTTGGCTGGGCCGCCTTCTACTTCACTATCTTTACCGCCTGGTTCGATGGCCAGACACTGGGTAAGAAGCTGCTCAACATTCGGGTGGTGCCGCTGGATGCATCGTCTATCTCGCTATGGGATGCCTTTGGACGATATGGCGGCTATGGCGCCGGTTTCGCCACAGGTTTACTCGGATTCCTACAGATATATTGGGATGCTAACCGTCAGGCGATTCAAGATAAGATCTCCGAGACAGTGGTGATCGATCTCTCTAAACCCAGAGAACTGCCTAAAGAGATGCCTAGAGAGGAGCCCGCCGAGGCAATCGTATAG